Proteins from a single region of Bdellovibrio bacteriovorus HD100:
- a CDS encoding EF-hand domain-containing protein: MGNNNFKVILIAGMLISGAAQAEDKDFPMSVNSASSGETVTAAPASGMVSRSAKDVVTVRLNNSCFPTNLRGVTNPLAASAIITAQFTLVLGGRDYAFTVHYPSDLVLKTGMTTSTPAPMAQDKFVVTGASGSAALFGNAVVMKTKIPTSVSVDDSGQVMIPEKGDVSLKSSSFVQKVNCDGSAAVYGQYGYSSYTPTRKCGDYMGKDGAITASFGGISVSADKSVVDINVAFPGETGFCGGYWSPLMVFFDDQRPSFNNMSDFPLNPIGKTHWPEANAPGWFVALDRDKSGKIDQKDELFGDNASDVNGFEVLRAFDTNKDGVVDHRDKGFKKLVMWQDKNGDGISQKEEMIPLHSKVTKISLNYEKGVVTPIGAYAEARERADFWYKDGKKIKKGKIVDIWLAPAETKLSQR; this comes from the coding sequence ATGGGGAACAACAATTTCAAAGTGATCTTGATCGCAGGGATGTTAATCTCTGGCGCGGCTCAGGCTGAAGACAAAGACTTCCCGATGTCCGTGAACAGCGCCAGTTCCGGGGAAACAGTGACGGCGGCGCCGGCGTCTGGAATGGTCAGCCGTTCGGCCAAAGATGTTGTGACGGTCCGCCTGAACAACTCCTGCTTCCCCACGAATCTGCGGGGGGTGACAAATCCACTGGCGGCATCAGCCATTATCACTGCGCAATTCACATTGGTGCTGGGAGGCAGGGATTATGCCTTTACCGTGCACTACCCAAGTGATCTGGTTTTGAAAACCGGGATGACAACGTCCACACCAGCGCCCATGGCGCAGGATAAATTTGTTGTGACCGGGGCGTCGGGCTCGGCGGCGTTGTTTGGTAATGCCGTGGTGATGAAAACCAAAATTCCAACTTCGGTCAGCGTGGATGATTCGGGTCAGGTGATGATCCCTGAAAAAGGGGATGTGTCCCTGAAGTCATCAAGCTTCGTGCAAAAGGTGAACTGTGACGGCTCTGCCGCCGTGTACGGACAGTATGGTTATTCGTCCTATACACCCACCCGCAAATGCGGTGATTACATGGGTAAAGACGGTGCCATCACAGCGTCCTTTGGTGGGATCTCAGTGTCAGCGGATAAATCGGTGGTGGACATCAACGTGGCCTTCCCGGGTGAAACAGGCTTCTGTGGTGGGTACTGGTCACCTCTGATGGTGTTCTTTGATGATCAAAGACCGAGCTTTAACAACATGAGTGACTTCCCGCTGAATCCGATTGGCAAAACCCACTGGCCTGAAGCCAATGCTCCAGGCTGGTTCGTGGCCCTGGATCGTGACAAGTCCGGCAAGATTGACCAAAAAGACGAGCTTTTCGGTGACAACGCTTCAGATGTGAATGGATTTGAAGTGCTAAGAGCCTTTGATACCAACAAAGACGGCGTGGTTGATCACCGTGACAAGGGATTCAAAAAACTGGTGATGTGGCAGGATAAAAACGGCGATGGCATTTCCCAGAAAGAGGAGATGATCCCGCTGCACAGCAAAGTCACCAAGATCTCTTTGAATTATGAAAAGGGCGTGGTGACTCCGATTGGCGCCTATGCCGAGGCCCGCGAGCGCGCGGACTTCTGGTATAAAGACGGCAAGAAAATCAAAAAAGGAAAGATTGTGGACATTTGGCTTGCGCCTGCAGAAACCAAGCTCAGCCAAAGATAA